From a region of the Streptomyces sp. NBC_01454 genome:
- a CDS encoding peptide MFS transporter, which produces MASSLTKDAAQQGNPANGGKTFFGHPRGLATLFMTEMWERFSFYGMKALLPLYLIAPGGMHMQATTATAIYSVYMAMVYLLALPGGWMADRFWGPRKTVAIGAGVVIAGHITLALPTAATFFAGLILVALGSGLLKANISTMVGHLYDGPQDPRRDGGFTLFYIGINLGAFLAPLSIGTVGESVNWHFGFTLAAVGMALGLGQFLLGTRHLSAESSVVAQPATPEEKASALRKGLIWLAVAAVFYTLLGVSGNFADWALMPITIAGLVIPIAVLVRMKRDKDVTELEQSKLSGYIWFFVVAAVFWMIYDQNGSTLSIFGENSTTNDLLGFHFPTSWYQSLNPVFIMALAPVVASAWLWLNKRGKEPSTAVKFASSLALIGLSFAVFLVPLLDTAANGGRVSPMWLVAIYFVQTVGELCLSPVGLSVTTKMAPAKYSSQMMGVWFLAVTAGDSVSGLLTSPQLNVDLNNSVSVTVEAALAVIAGIGIWISRKRIKELMGSVN; this is translated from the coding sequence ATGGCGTCCAGCCTGACGAAGGACGCGGCCCAGCAGGGGAACCCTGCGAACGGCGGCAAAACCTTCTTCGGCCATCCGCGCGGACTGGCCACTCTCTTCATGACCGAGATGTGGGAGCGCTTCAGCTTCTACGGCATGAAGGCCCTTCTCCCGCTGTACCTGATCGCGCCCGGCGGCATGCACATGCAGGCCACCACGGCCACGGCGATCTACTCCGTGTACATGGCGATGGTCTACCTGCTCGCCCTGCCGGGCGGCTGGATGGCCGACCGCTTCTGGGGACCGCGCAAGACGGTCGCCATCGGCGCCGGTGTCGTCATCGCGGGGCACATCACGCTCGCCCTGCCCACCGCGGCGACCTTCTTCGCCGGCCTCATCCTGGTGGCGCTCGGCTCCGGCCTGCTGAAGGCGAACATCTCCACGATGGTCGGCCACCTCTACGACGGCCCGCAGGACCCGCGCCGCGACGGAGGCTTCACGCTCTTCTACATCGGCATCAACCTCGGTGCCTTCCTCGCCCCGCTGTCCATCGGCACCGTCGGCGAGAGCGTCAACTGGCACTTCGGCTTCACGCTCGCCGCCGTCGGCATGGCACTCGGCCTCGGCCAGTTCCTGCTCGGCACCCGCCACCTGAGCGCGGAGAGCAGCGTCGTCGCCCAGCCCGCGACGCCCGAGGAGAAGGCGTCCGCGCTGCGCAAGGGCCTGATCTGGCTGGCCGTCGCGGCCGTGTTCTACACCCTGCTCGGCGTGAGCGGGAACTTCGCCGACTGGGCGCTGATGCCGATCACCATCGCCGGCCTGGTCATCCCGATCGCCGTCCTGGTCCGCATGAAGCGCGACAAGGACGTCACGGAGCTCGAGCAGTCCAAGCTCTCGGGCTACATCTGGTTCTTCGTGGTCGCCGCCGTCTTCTGGATGATCTACGACCAGAACGGCTCGACGCTGTCGATCTTCGGCGAGAACTCCACGACGAACGACCTGCTGGGATTCCACTTCCCGACGTCCTGGTACCAGTCGCTGAACCCGGTCTTCATCATGGCGCTCGCCCCGGTGGTCGCCTCGGCGTGGCTGTGGCTGAACAAGCGCGGCAAGGAGCCCAGCACCGCGGTCAAGTTCGCGTCCAGCCTCGCGCTGATCGGCCTCTCGTTCGCGGTCTTCCTCGTCCCGCTGCTCGACACCGCCGCCAACGGCGGCAGGGTCAGCCCGATGTGGCTGGTGGCGATCTACTTCGTCCAGACCGTCGGTGAGCTGTGCCTCTCCCCGGTCGGCCTGTCGGTCACCACGAAGATGGCGCCCGCCAAGTACAGCTCCCAGATGATGGGTGTCTGGTTCCTCGCGGTCACCGCGGGCGACTCCGTCTCCGGTCTGCTGACGTCGCCGCAGCTGAACGTCGACCTGAACAACTCGGTCTCGGTCACCGTCGAGGCCGCCCTCGCGGTCATCGCCGGCATCGGCATCTGGATTTCCCGCAAGCGGATCAAGGAGCTGATGGGCAGCGTCAACTGA
- a CDS encoding response regulator transcription factor has product MTRVLLAEDDASISEPLARALRREGYEVEVREDGPTALDAGLQGNIDLVVLDLGLPGMDGLEVARRLRNEGHSFPVLVLTARADEVDTVVGLDAGADDYVTKPFRLAELLARVRALLRRGSTAEPQQPPATHGVRIDVESHRAWMGEEELQLTAKEFDLLRVLVRDAGRVVTRDQLMREVWDTTWWSSTKTLDMHISWLRKKLGDDAANPRYIATVRGVGFRFEKS; this is encoded by the coding sequence ATGACCCGTGTACTGCTCGCCGAGGATGACGCGTCCATCTCGGAGCCGCTCGCCCGCGCACTGCGCCGCGAGGGTTACGAAGTCGAGGTCCGCGAGGACGGCCCGACGGCGCTCGACGCCGGTCTCCAGGGAAATATCGACCTCGTCGTCCTGGATCTGGGGCTGCCCGGCATGGACGGCCTGGAGGTCGCCCGCCGGCTGCGCAACGAAGGCCATTCCTTCCCCGTCCTGGTGCTGACCGCCCGCGCCGACGAGGTGGACACCGTAGTCGGCCTGGACGCCGGCGCCGACGACTATGTCACCAAGCCCTTCCGGCTCGCCGAACTCCTCGCCCGCGTACGGGCCCTGCTGCGCCGCGGCTCCACCGCCGAGCCCCAGCAGCCGCCGGCCACCCACGGCGTACGCATCGATGTCGAGTCGCACCGTGCCTGGATGGGCGAGGAGGAACTCCAGCTCACGGCGAAGGAGTTCGACCTGCTGCGGGTCCTGGTGCGGGACGCCGGCCGGGTGGTCACCCGTGACCAGCTGATGCGCGAGGTCTGGGACACCACGTGGTGGTCGTCCACCAAGACGCTCGACATGCACATCTCCTGGCTGCGCAAGAAGCTCGGGGACGACGCCGCCAACCCCCGCTACATCGCCACCGTCCGCGGAGTCGGCTTCCGCTTCGAGAAGAGCTAG